Proteins encoded within one genomic window of Thiothrix litoralis:
- a CDS encoding HAD-IIIC family phosphatase has translation MSSEMSSTIKRMEGQPVLFTARPTRLSLQQLNFGEDHYRAVTVNVWRNHALESIISLANPYFAFGRWQVAFNFGDYDDSLMFAGHAPADIELLWLDSSRYLENTDFASWSEWLLTRLGVLRSTSTAPIIVATWLQNPEQRQQMQALVDTLPDIYFADIGSACREVGVALLDMRIAVATGSPVSNAAQAVLARKLACHWLPAAISPPIKALALDLDNTLHKGILGEDGVQGVELTPQHIALQASIKALQQKGIFLALVSRNERVDVEELFAKRDDFPLKWDDFAATEVSWGDKASAIARVAQALRIAPDAVLFVDDNLGELVAVTSQLPTVHAIHAHDNAELTQRALEYYPGLWRWKVTADDVKRNQDMKANALRESLLTEVTDPEEYLRNLQVSLTFNHSPQEHLSRLADLCKKTNQFNLAMRRFSLSEITERHQSDNACVACVQLKDRLSDSGIIAVMVAERHGDLLVIEELCISCRALGRQLEDTLVLWTIRQMPQFQTCQQVAFRVQHGPRNQPAVAWLAGHLEMAPDAVQEGLNGIPKHKLEQFTPVQSVKLTEE, from the coding sequence ATGTCTTCTGAAATGTCTTCTACTATCAAACGGATGGAAGGGCAGCCGGTGTTGTTTACAGCACGCCCTACCCGTTTGTCATTACAACAACTGAACTTTGGTGAAGACCACTATCGGGCGGTCACGGTAAATGTTTGGCGCAACCATGCGCTGGAGTCTATCATTAGTTTGGCGAACCCGTATTTTGCGTTTGGGCGTTGGCAAGTGGCCTTCAATTTTGGGGATTACGATGATTCCCTGATGTTTGCTGGGCACGCCCCGGCCGATATTGAACTGTTATGGCTGGATAGCAGCCGCTATCTGGAAAATACCGATTTTGCGTCGTGGAGCGAATGGCTGTTGACCCGTTTGGGTGTACTGCGTTCTACCTCGACCGCGCCGATTATTGTGGCCACTTGGTTGCAAAACCCTGAGCAGCGCCAGCAGATGCAGGCATTGGTTGATACCTTGCCAGACATTTACTTTGCTGATATTGGTAGCGCTTGTCGTGAGGTGGGTGTTGCGTTGCTGGATATGCGGATTGCAGTTGCGACAGGTTCGCCAGTCAGCAATGCTGCCCAAGCAGTATTGGCACGCAAGCTGGCTTGCCATTGGCTTCCGGCAGCAATTTCCCCGCCGATTAAAGCCTTGGCGCTGGATCTGGATAATACCTTGCACAAAGGGATTCTGGGCGAAGATGGGGTTCAGGGTGTGGAATTGACCCCACAGCACATTGCTTTGCAAGCCTCCATTAAAGCTTTGCAGCAGAAAGGTATCTTTCTGGCGTTGGTATCACGCAATGAGCGTGTCGACGTGGAGGAACTGTTTGCCAAACGTGATGATTTTCCGCTGAAATGGGATGATTTTGCGGCAACAGAAGTGTCATGGGGCGACAAGGCCAGTGCGATTGCCCGGGTGGCGCAAGCTTTGCGGATTGCCCCGGATGCGGTGCTGTTCGTGGATGATAACCTTGGTGAGTTGGTGGCTGTTACCAGTCAGTTGCCTACCGTTCACGCGATTCATGCTCACGACAATGCCGAGCTGACCCAGCGGGCGCTGGAATATTACCCCGGTTTGTGGCGCTGGAAAGTCACTGCCGATGACGTGAAGCGTAATCAGGATATGAAGGCGAATGCCTTGCGTGAATCCTTGCTCACTGAGGTAACTGACCCGGAAGAATATTTACGTAACCTGCAAGTGTCGTTGACCTTCAATCATTCCCCACAGGAACATTTGTCGCGTCTGGCTGATTTGTGCAAAAAGACTAATCAGTTTAATCTGGCGATGCGGCGATTTAGCCTGTCGGAAATCACCGAGCGTCACCAGAGTGATAATGCTTGTGTCGCTTGCGTGCAATTGAAAGACCGCCTGTCAGATAGTGGTATTATCGCTGTCATGGTTGCCGAACGTCACGGTGATTTGCTGGTTATTGAGGAACTGTGCATCAGTTGCCGCGCATTAGGGCGTCAATTGGAAGACACGTTGGTGTTATGGACTATCCGCCAGATGCCACAATTCCAGACCTGTCAGCAGGTTGCTTTCCGTGTCCAGCATGGCCCACGTAACCAGCCCGCCGTTGCGTGGTTGGCCGGGCATCTGGAAATGGCACCTGATGCCGTTCAAGAAGGGCTGAACGGTATCCCGAAACACAAACTTGAACAGTTTACGCCTGTACAAAGCGTCAAATTAACCGAGGAATAA
- the dtd gene encoding D-aminoacyl-tRNA deacylase, which translates to MIGLIQRVSRAQVDIEGVSVAQIGRGITLLLGVEKADTPATAERLLERVLGYRIFPDAQGKMNLSLREVAGGLLIVPQFTLPADTRKGTRPSFTPAAPPDQGRALFEYFTDKARCQLEGVQTGVFSADMQVSLTNDGPVTFWLQV; encoded by the coding sequence ATGATTGGGCTGATCCAGCGCGTTTCCCGCGCACAGGTGGATATTGAGGGCGTGAGCGTTGCTCAGATTGGGCGGGGTATTACGCTGTTGTTGGGGGTGGAAAAGGCTGATACGCCTGCAACGGCTGAGCGTTTGCTGGAGCGAGTGCTGGGCTACCGTATTTTCCCCGATGCGCAGGGCAAGATGAATTTGTCGTTACGGGAAGTGGCGGGCGGTTTGTTGATTGTGCCGCAATTTACCTTGCCTGCGGATACCCGCAAGGGGACGCGCCCGAGTTTTACCCCCGCCGCGCCGCCGGATCAGGGACGTGCGCTGTTTGAGTATTTTACCGATAAAGCGCGATGCCAGCTTGAAGGGGTGCAAACCGGAGTGTTTTCAGCCGATATGCAGGTTTCCTTGACCAATGATGGCCCGGTGACATTCTGGTTGCAGGTGTAA
- the pip gene encoding prolyl aminopeptidase: MSALYPPIRDNGNFYLRVDDVHELYVEECGVPDGLPVVFLHGGPGSGCEPWHRQFFDPNRYRIILFDQRGCGRSRPHASLERNTTWDLVADMELIREHLGIDQWVLFGGSWGSTLALAYAETHPERVAGMILRGIFLCRQQDIDWFYQLGQGIERIYPDYWQDYLAPIPEAERGDMVKAYYQRLIGENEIARMQAAKAWSTWEARCANLQQKEAVLSHFTDPYTAMSVARLEAHYFINKGFLAPDQLLKNAARIAHLPGSIIHGRYDMICPLEQAVALHEVWPNADFHIIPDSGHAASEAGIQQALVQATDALVEHLE; the protein is encoded by the coding sequence GTGAGTGCACTTTACCCACCCATTCGTGACAATGGAAATTTCTATCTGCGCGTCGATGATGTACATGAGCTTTATGTGGAAGAGTGCGGCGTGCCGGATGGCTTGCCCGTCGTGTTTCTGCATGGCGGCCCCGGTTCGGGGTGTGAGCCGTGGCATCGGCAATTTTTTGACCCTAACCGTTACCGCATTATCCTGTTTGACCAGCGCGGTTGCGGGCGTTCGCGGCCTCATGCCTCGTTAGAGCGCAATACGACGTGGGATTTGGTGGCGGATATGGAGCTGATCCGTGAACATCTAGGCATTGATCAGTGGGTGTTGTTTGGGGGGTCGTGGGGTTCGACGCTGGCACTGGCGTATGCGGAAACCCATCCAGAAAGGGTTGCTGGGATGATTTTGCGCGGTATTTTTCTGTGCCGCCAGCAGGATATTGATTGGTTTTACCAGTTGGGGCAGGGCATTGAGCGGATTTACCCCGATTACTGGCAGGATTACCTTGCGCCGATTCCCGAAGCAGAGCGCGGCGATATGGTGAAGGCGTATTACCAGCGCTTGATTGGTGAAAACGAGATTGCGCGGATGCAGGCGGCGAAAGCCTGGTCAACGTGGGAAGCACGTTGCGCTAATTTGCAACAAAAGGAAGCGGTGCTGTCGCATTTTACTGACCCGTACACGGCGATGAGTGTGGCGCGACTTGAGGCGCACTATTTCATCAATAAAGGCTTTTTGGCGCCTGACCAGCTTTTGAAAAATGCGGCGCGGATTGCGCATTTGCCGGGCAGCATTATCCACGGGCGTTACGACATGATTTGCCCACTGGAACAGGCCGTGGCTTTGCATGAGGTGTGGCCGAATGCGGATTTCCACATTATTCCTGACAGTGGCCATGCGGCGAGTGAGGCGGGCATCCAGCAAGCCTTGGTGCAGGCTACTGATGCTTTGGTGGAACATCTGGAATGA
- a CDS encoding DsbA family protein, translating into MSPETILYYVHDPMCSWCYAFRPIWMQIQQQLPATIRVQYVLGGLAPDSDQPMPPETRAYVQSQWHKIIQSVPGTVFNFAFWEQCQPRRSTYPACRAVLLAREQGQDGEIAMIHAIQDAYYRHAQNPSDTDTLCALAQQIGLDVAAFARDLNAETTQQALLAEMALARRIGGNSFPSLFLQRDGKIRRVAHDYNAMSPITDILLT; encoded by the coding sequence ATGTCACCCGAAACCATCCTCTATTACGTTCACGACCCCATGTGCAGTTGGTGTTATGCCTTCCGCCCGATATGGATGCAAATCCAGCAGCAATTGCCTGCCACTATCCGCGTGCAATACGTGCTCGGCGGACTTGCACCTGATTCCGACCAGCCAATGCCGCCGGAAACTCGCGCTTATGTGCAAAGCCAATGGCACAAAATCATCCAGAGTGTTCCCGGCACGGTGTTCAACTTCGCTTTTTGGGAACAATGCCAACCGCGCCGCTCTACTTACCCGGCTTGCCGTGCAGTGCTGTTGGCACGTGAACAGGGGCAGGATGGCGAAATCGCCATGATCCACGCGATTCAGGATGCTTACTACCGGCACGCGCAGAATCCATCTGACACCGACACCTTGTGCGCACTGGCGCAGCAAATTGGGTTGGATGTGGCGGCTTTCGCCCGTGACCTGAATGCAGAAACCACCCAGCAAGCGTTGCTGGCAGAGATGGCGCTGGCGCGGAGAATTGGCGGGAACAGTTTTCCGTCGCTGTTTTTGCAGCGGGATGGGAAGATTCGGCGGGTTGCGCATGATTACAATGCTATGTCGCCGATAACAGACATCCTCTTGACTTAA
- a CDS encoding helix-turn-helix domain-containing protein, translated as MSDISDIQTKRRSHASTGNDPALLSLGDHIRHTRLANGMTQEELALVSGVGRELVIQLENGKPGVTLGKACRVLMALGLQLTAQER; from the coding sequence ATGTCGGACATCAGCGACATCCAAACCAAGCGCCGCAGCCACGCCAGCACTGGCAATGACCCTGCCTTGCTATCCTTGGGCGACCACATTCGCCATACCCGCCTTGCCAACGGCATGACGCAGGAAGAACTGGCGCTGGTTTCCGGCGTTGGGCGCGAACTGGTGATCCAGCTTGAAAACGGCAAACCGGGCGTAACACTGGGCAAGGCGTGCCGCGTGCTGATGGCACTGGGGTTACAACTCACCGCACAGGAGCGCTGA
- a CDS encoding HipA domain-containing protein gives MLQVLYGNATVGQLWSESRELCFQYAASWAQSPNAFPLTPHLSLGLQIRRGDDVLFFFSNLLPEGAVLDAILKLKRLPRGDIFAQLTAFGEDTAGAFSIVPEGNIRQRQPAYQPYPVENIHADLERLADHLPLLFQHGELRLSLAGAQDKIPVHYADGQFQLPMNGAASTHILKPAIQPQKTFPDSVLNEAFCHYASVPGRDRLQVLDWVVFNYLIGNADAHAKNLAMLVGAGNRLQLAPLYDLLCTSAYPQLDTRMAMAIGGEYRPEWVQHRHWQRFADEAGINFSLLQKRSLILGKRVLDTIQPVAKTLGAEGNPLMASITKFVNKRAKWLESRLVKA, from the coding sequence ATGCTGCAAGTGCTCTACGGCAACGCAACAGTCGGGCAACTATGGAGCGAATCGCGAGAATTATGCTTCCAATACGCCGCAAGCTGGGCGCAATCGCCCAATGCCTTTCCTCTCACCCCACACCTGTCACTCGGCCTGCAAATACGGCGCGGCGATGATGTGCTGTTTTTCTTCAGCAACCTGTTGCCGGAAGGAGCGGTGCTGGATGCGATCCTGAAACTCAAACGCCTGCCGCGAGGTGATATATTCGCGCAATTAACCGCCTTCGGTGAAGACACCGCAGGCGCATTTTCCATCGTGCCAGAAGGTAACATCCGTCAACGCCAGCCTGCTTACCAGCCCTATCCCGTTGAAAATATCCACGCTGATTTGGAACGCTTGGCGGATCATTTGCCGCTACTGTTTCAACATGGGGAATTGCGCCTGTCGCTAGCTGGAGCGCAGGACAAAATCCCGGTACATTACGCCGATGGGCAGTTTCAGTTACCGATGAATGGAGCAGCTTCCACCCATATCCTCAAGCCCGCCATCCAGCCGCAGAAAACTTTCCCCGATTCGGTATTGAACGAAGCCTTTTGCCATTACGCCAGCGTTCCGGGGCGTGACCGCCTACAAGTGCTGGATTGGGTAGTGTTCAATTACCTGATCGGTAATGCTGATGCCCATGCCAAAAATCTGGCGATGTTGGTGGGTGCGGGCAACCGTTTGCAGCTTGCGCCCTTGTATGACCTGCTGTGTACCAGCGCTTATCCGCAACTGGATACGCGCATGGCGATGGCGATTGGCGGCGAATACCGGCCTGAGTGGGTGCAGCATCGGCATTGGCAGCGGTTTGCTGATGAAGCTGGTATCAATTTTTCTCTGTTGCAAAAACGCAGTTTGATACTGGGCAAACGGGTATTGGACACGATTCAGCCCGTAGCAAAAACATTGGGGGCAGAAGGCAATCCCCTGATGGCCAGTATTACCAAATTTGTGAACAAGCGTGCTAAATGGCTGGAATCACGTTTGGTGAAAGCGTAA
- a CDS encoding GNAT family N-acetyltransferase, with product MNNINFHWSRLETLSSLELHAITLARQTVFIAEQHICCPDADEHDTHSWHLTALHDGKVAAYLRVVDPGEKYPEPAIGRVLTTQAYRRTGLGKRIMQVAIDTIADIYPGQSIRISAQSYLQSFYENLGFTIIGDEYLEEGIPHIQMLRPSAR from the coding sequence ATGAACAACATCAACTTCCACTGGAGCCGACTGGAAACCCTTTCCAGCCTCGAACTCCACGCCATCACACTCGCCCGCCAAACCGTCTTCATCGCCGAGCAACACATCTGCTGCCCGGACGCTGACGAACACGACACCCATTCCTGGCACCTGACGGCTCTGCATGATGGCAAAGTCGCCGCTTACCTGCGCGTCGTCGACCCCGGCGAAAAGTACCCCGAACCCGCCATCGGCAGAGTCCTGACCACCCAAGCCTACCGCCGCACCGGACTCGGCAAGCGCATCATGCAAGTCGCCATCGACACCATCGCCGACATCTACCCCGGCCAGTCCATCCGCATCAGCGCCCAATCCTACCTTCAATCCTTTTACGAAAACCTCGGCTTCACCATCATCGGCGACGAATACCTCGAAGAAGGCATTCCCCACATCCAAATGCTGCGTCCATCTGCCCGTTAA
- a CDS encoding MerR family transcriptional regulator, which yields MEQKLWSISELADECGVTTRTIRFYEDKGLLQPQRVGANRVYNYQDKARLILILRGKRLGFSLEDIGEFLALYHAECDPAHASQLRYLLDKVQAKVKVLRQQQEDLAQTLQELTRIETECLSHLPDSEMPT from the coding sequence ATGGAGCAGAAACTGTGGAGCATCTCCGAACTGGCAGATGAATGTGGCGTCACCACCCGCACGATCCGGTTTTACGAAGACAAAGGGCTACTCCAGCCCCAGCGGGTCGGTGCAAACCGCGTCTACAACTATCAGGACAAAGCGCGGTTGATCCTCATCCTGCGCGGCAAACGCCTCGGCTTTTCGCTGGAAGACATCGGCGAATTTCTCGCCCTCTACCACGCCGAATGCGACCCCGCCCACGCCAGCCAGTTGCGCTACCTGTTGGACAAGGTACAAGCAAAAGTCAAGGTGCTACGCCAGCAACAGGAAGATCTGGCGCAAACCTTGCAAGAGCTAACCCGCATCGAAACGGAATGCCTATCGCATCTGCCCGACTCCGAAATGCCCACCTAA
- a CDS encoding thiolase family protein: MKNVVIAGYTRTPFTLAHKGAFTKVRPDDLATAAVLGLLAKTGVDGTEIEDLILGCAFPEGEQGFNMARLIVLMAGLPQAVGGVTVNRFCGSSMQAIHQAAGAIQMNAGNAFICAGVESMTRIPMTGFNPSPNPHLYEKLPAAYIGMGQTAEIVAKQYAISRVEQEAFAVTSQQKAAAAQAAGKLADEIIPVAKVTQDGCLRPDTSLEGLAGLRLAFDEHGTVTAGTASPLTDGASATLVCSEDFANAHGLPILARIRSIAISGCAPETMGLGPILSTQKALQRAGLSVADLDIIELNEAFASQSIACIRDLDLDITKINLDGGAIALGHPLGATGARITGKAAALLKREGKQFALATQCIGGGQGIATILEAVS, from the coding sequence ATGAAAAACGTCGTCATTGCCGGGTACACCCGCACCCCGTTTACCCTCGCCCACAAGGGCGCGTTTACCAAAGTCCGCCCCGACGATCTGGCGACTGCCGCCGTCCTCGGCCTGCTGGCGAAAACCGGCGTCGATGGCACTGAAATCGAAGACCTGATCCTCGGTTGCGCTTTCCCCGAAGGCGAGCAAGGTTTCAACATGGCACGGCTGATCGTGCTAATGGCAGGCTTGCCGCAAGCTGTCGGCGGCGTCACCGTCAACCGCTTCTGCGGCTCCTCCATGCAAGCCATCCACCAAGCCGCCGGAGCTATCCAGATGAACGCCGGAAACGCCTTCATCTGCGCCGGGGTCGAATCCATGACCCGCATCCCCATGACTGGCTTCAACCCTTCACCCAATCCGCACCTCTACGAGAAACTGCCCGCCGCCTACATCGGCATGGGACAAACCGCCGAAATCGTAGCGAAACAATACGCCATTTCCCGTGTGGAACAGGAAGCCTTCGCCGTCACCAGCCAACAAAAAGCCGCTGCCGCCCAAGCTGCTGGCAAACTTGCCGACGAAATCATCCCCGTCGCCAAGGTCACGCAAGACGGCTGCCTGCGCCCCGACACCTCGTTGGAAGGGCTGGCGGGCTTACGACTGGCCTTCGACGAACACGGCACTGTCACCGCCGGAACCGCCTCCCCACTCACCGACGGCGCATCCGCCACGCTAGTATGCAGCGAAGACTTCGCCAACGCCCACGGCTTACCCATCCTCGCCCGCATTCGCAGCATCGCCATTTCCGGCTGCGCCCCCGAAACCATGGGGCTAGGGCCAATCCTTTCCACCCAGAAAGCCCTGCAACGCGCCGGGCTAAGTGTCGCCGACCTCGACATCATCGAACTTAACGAAGCCTTTGCCTCGCAATCCATCGCCTGCATCCGCGACCTCGACCTCGACATCACGAAAATCAACCTCGACGGCGGCGCTATCGCCCTCGGCCACCCGCTCGGCGCAACCGGCGCACGCATCACCGGCAAAGCCGCCGCCCTGCTCAAACGTGAAGGCAAACAATTCGCCCTAGCCACCCAATGCATCGGCGGCGGGCAAGGCATCGCCACCATTCTGGAGGCTGTGTCATGA
- a CDS encoding 3-hydroxyacyl-CoA dehydrogenase/enoyl-CoA hydratase family protein, translating into MNIHNVAVIGAGVMGAGIAAHIANAGIPVLLLDIVPEGASDRSQIANTALAKLLKADPAPFMHKKNARLVTPGNIEDDLPQLADCDWIIEAIVERLAIKQDLYRKLAAVRKADAIVSSNTSSIPLHELVAGLPEDFAAHFMITHFFNPPRYMRLLEIVTSEQTDQDAVEKISQFCDFKLGKGVVPCKDTPGFIANRIGIFWIQTAIQEAIDMGLTVEEADAVVGRPMGIPKTGVFGLSDLVGIDLMPHLMRSMNRSLPTDDPLREKATIPPLIQNMIDTGYTGRKGKGGFYRLNRDSGQKIKESIDLQTGEYSPSQPAKLDSVKAARDGGLQALIAHPDKGGQYAWRVLSQTLRYAAALVPEIADDICAVNTAMKLGYNWKFGPFELIDQLGADDFAQRLATDGQDVPPLLTMAREHGFYRHNENETLYLQPDGSYLPLQRPPGVLLLADLKRHAEPLLENDAASLWDIGDGVACLEFHSKMNSLDPLILEMIEETVELIPQNHKALVIYNEGSNFSAGANLGLLMFAAKLGGWDEVDKMVSGGQQAYKTLKYAPFPVIGAPFGMALGGGCEILLHCDALQAHAETYVGLVETGVGLIPGWGGCKEMLHRWSTNPRMPRGPLPPVLKCFEIISVATVAKSAFEAKDYLFLRHTDGITMNRDRLLADAKARALSMVEGYQPPEPPVFHLPGTTARVAMEMAVNDFRAQGKATPYDAVVAQALASVLSGGDTDMTDTLSEDDLLALEYAQFTQLVRKPETLARVGHMLETGKPLRN; encoded by the coding sequence ATGAACATCCACAACGTTGCCGTGATTGGCGCAGGCGTCATGGGTGCAGGCATCGCCGCCCACATCGCCAACGCTGGAATCCCCGTCCTGCTGCTCGACATCGTGCCAGAAGGCGCAAGCGACCGCAGCCAAATTGCCAACACCGCCCTCGCCAAGCTGCTCAAGGCCGACCCCGCGCCGTTCATGCACAAAAAGAACGCCCGCCTCGTCACCCCCGGCAATATCGAAGACGACTTGCCGCAACTCGCCGACTGCGACTGGATCATCGAAGCCATCGTCGAACGCCTCGCCATCAAGCAAGACTTGTACCGCAAGCTGGCGGCTGTGCGTAAAGCTGACGCGATCGTTTCCTCCAACACCTCCTCCATCCCGCTGCACGAACTGGTAGCAGGCTTGCCGGAAGACTTCGCCGCGCACTTCATGATCACCCATTTCTTCAACCCGCCGCGCTACATGCGCCTGCTGGAAATCGTCACCAGCGAGCAAACCGATCAGGACGCGGTAGAAAAAATCAGCCAATTCTGCGATTTCAAACTCGGCAAAGGCGTCGTGCCGTGCAAGGACACCCCCGGATTCATCGCCAACCGCATCGGCATTTTCTGGATACAAACCGCGATTCAGGAAGCCATCGACATGGGGCTAACGGTGGAAGAAGCCGATGCTGTGGTTGGCAGGCCGATGGGTATTCCCAAAACTGGCGTGTTCGGCCTTTCCGATCTGGTGGGCATCGACCTGATGCCGCACTTGATGCGCAGCATGAACCGCAGTTTGCCAACCGATGATCCCTTACGCGAAAAAGCCACGATTCCACCATTGATCCAGAATATGATCGACACCGGCTACACCGGGCGCAAAGGCAAGGGCGGTTTCTACCGCCTCAACCGCGACAGCGGGCAAAAGATCAAAGAATCCATCGACCTGCAAACCGGCGAATACAGCCCTTCCCAACCCGCCAAACTCGACAGCGTGAAAGCCGCCCGCGATGGCGGTTTACAAGCGCTCATTGCCCACCCCGACAAGGGCGGGCAATATGCGTGGCGGGTGCTGTCGCAAACCTTGCGCTACGCCGCCGCACTCGTGCCAGAAATTGCTGACGATATTTGCGCCGTCAACACCGCCATGAAATTGGGTTACAACTGGAAATTTGGACCATTTGAACTGATTGATCAGTTGGGCGCGGATGATTTCGCACAACGACTAGCGACGGATGGGCAGGATGTTCCACCGTTGCTGACAATGGCGCGGGAACATGGCTTCTATCGCCATAACGAAAACGAAACCCTCTACCTGCAACCCGACGGCTCTTACCTACCGCTCCAACGCCCCCCCGGTGTCCTGCTCCTCGCCGACCTCAAACGCCACGCCGAACCGCTGCTAGAAAACGACGCCGCCAGCCTGTGGGACATCGGCGATGGCGTCGCCTGCCTCGAATTCCACAGCAAAATGAATTCCCTCGACCCGCTGATTCTGGAAATGATCGAGGAAACGGTCGAACTCATCCCGCAAAATCACAAAGCGCTGGTCATCTACAACGAAGGCAGCAACTTCTCCGCAGGTGCCAACCTCGGCCTGCTCATGTTCGCCGCCAAACTCGGCGGTTGGGATGAAGTCGACAAGATGGTGAGTGGCGGTCAGCAAGCCTACAAAACCCTCAAATACGCCCCCTTCCCGGTCATCGGCGCACCGTTTGGCATGGCACTGGGTGGCGGCTGTGAAATCCTGCTGCATTGCGACGCCCTGCAAGCCCATGCCGAAACCTACGTCGGGCTGGTCGAAACCGGCGTCGGTTTGATTCCCGGCTGGGGCGGCTGCAAGGAAATGCTGCACCGCTGGAGTACCAACCCCAGAATGCCGCGTGGCCCTTTACCGCCCGTGCTGAAATGCTTTGAAATCATCAGCGTCGCCACCGTCGCCAAATCCGCGTTTGAAGCCAAAGACTACCTGTTCCTGCGCCACACCGACGGCATCACCATGAACCGCGACCGCCTGCTGGCGGATGCCAAAGCCCGCGCTCTGTCGATGGTCGAAGGCTACCAGCCACCCGAGCCACCCGTGTTTCACCTGCCCGGCACAACTGCCCGCGTAGCCATGGAAATGGCGGTCAACGACTTCCGCGCCCAAGGCAAAGCCACCCCTTACGATGCCGTCGTTGCGCAAGCACTGGCAAGCGTCCTCAGCGGCGGCGACACGGACATGACCGATACCCTGAGCGAAGACGACCTGCTGGCGCTGGAATACGCGCAATTCACCCAACTGGTGCGCAAACCGGAAACACTGGCGCGAGTCGGCCACATGTTGGAAACTGGCAAGCCATTGAGAAATTAA